In a genomic window of Occallatibacter riparius:
- the queG gene encoding tRNA epoxyqueuosine(34) reductase QueG, which produces MNSKETISNDGPGSSSGPSINTDEIRALAVNSGFSKAGVVALPHAHDVRDARRFSDWVDAGRAGTMQYLKRTNPEGELVRARVSTPFEWARSAIVCLANYNSDQPKSTDPTSPNAAWIARYAWSSRIDPQRGRVPSDYHKVLLKRLKALESQLQERYGEFESRAYVDTGPVVERSLAVAAGLGWSAKNACLIHPKLGSYVFLSVLITSLDVVAEGTVLSVPDRCGSCTRCIEACPTNALFTPYQMDATKCISYLTIEHKGEIAPELMQGMGRQVFGCDICQDVCPWNRKAPVAADPELAARENLVNPALGWLADLDEQSFERAFNGSPVRRAQYGGLRRNVAIAIGNAFAAGHCDARLIERLRAWSHSEDEGIRTAAEWALSQLEIRGSTAENR; this is translated from the coding sequence CGAAAGAGACAATTTCGAATGACGGTCCAGGTTCCTCCTCAGGGCCTTCTATCAATACAGACGAGATAAGAGCGCTTGCGGTTAACAGCGGTTTCAGTAAAGCCGGCGTCGTCGCACTGCCCCATGCCCACGATGTGCGCGATGCGCGGAGATTCTCTGATTGGGTTGATGCTGGCCGCGCCGGAACGATGCAGTATCTCAAGCGTACGAACCCCGAAGGTGAACTGGTCCGCGCGCGCGTTTCCACTCCGTTTGAATGGGCACGTTCCGCGATTGTGTGCCTCGCGAATTACAACAGCGATCAGCCCAAATCGACCGACCCCACATCCCCCAATGCAGCTTGGATTGCGCGTTACGCATGGTCGAGCCGCATCGATCCGCAGCGCGGCCGCGTGCCTAGCGATTATCACAAGGTTCTGCTCAAGCGATTGAAGGCCCTTGAATCGCAGTTGCAAGAGCGCTATGGCGAATTCGAATCCCGCGCCTATGTAGATACCGGCCCAGTGGTGGAGCGGTCACTCGCGGTAGCCGCAGGCCTGGGGTGGTCCGCAAAAAACGCCTGCCTCATTCATCCGAAGCTCGGTTCCTACGTCTTCCTATCAGTACTGATCACGTCGCTGGACGTCGTGGCGGAAGGCACTGTGCTCAGCGTGCCGGATCGCTGCGGATCATGCACGCGCTGCATCGAGGCTTGCCCCACCAACGCGCTCTTCACGCCTTACCAGATGGACGCGACGAAGTGCATCTCCTATCTCACCATCGAGCACAAGGGAGAGATCGCTCCGGAGCTGATGCAGGGTATGGGACGGCAGGTCTTCGGCTGCGATATCTGCCAGGACGTGTGTCCATGGAACCGCAAGGCCCCCGTCGCCGCCGATCCGGAACTCGCCGCACGTGAAAATCTCGTGAATCCCGCGCTGGGATGGCTTGCCGACCTGGACGAGCAGTCCTTTGAGCGCGCGTTTAACGGCTCGCCGGTTCGCCGGGCGCAATACGGCGGGCTGCGCCGCAACGTCGCCATCGCTATAGGCAACGCCTTCGCGGCAGGCCATTGCGACGCGCGCCTTATCGAGCGCCTGCGCGCCTGGTCCCACTCGGAGGACGAAGGAATTCGCACCGCCGCCGAGTGGGCGCTAAGTCAATTGGAGATTCGGGGAAGCACCGCAGAAAACCGCTGA
- a CDS encoding cold-shock protein: MKEQGVVKWFNGAKGYGFIQRSTGEDVFVHFSAIQEKGYKTLNEGESVEFECQQGPKGLSAANVLRVS; encoded by the coding sequence ATGAAGGAACAAGGTGTTGTGAAGTGGTTTAACGGGGCCAAGGGTTACGGGTTCATCCAGCGCTCCACCGGCGAGGACGTCTTCGTCCACTTCTCGGCGATTCAGGAGAAGGGCTACAAGACGCTCAATGAGGGCGAGAGCGTGGAATTCGAGTGCCAGCAGGGTCCCAAGGGCCTAAGCGCGGCAAACGTTCTCCGGGTTTCGTAG